One genomic window of Dasypus novemcinctus isolate mDasNov1 chromosome 31, mDasNov1.1.hap2, whole genome shotgun sequence includes the following:
- the LOC139437949 gene encoding olfactory receptor 7A17-like, giving the protein MGPGNETQISEFLLLGFTEVPEVQPLLFGLFLSMYLVTIFGNLVIILAIFMDCHLHTPMYFFLSILSLCDIGLSSTTVPKMLVNIQAQSRVITYAGCLTQMYFFLLFGGLDDCLLAVMAYDRFVAICHPLHYTVDMKPQICVLMALGSWTMSVMESCLQSLLVSQLSFCSSVEIPNFFCELRQMVQLACSDTFLNYLVMYLIAGVLAGGPLAGILFSYYKIVSSVFAISSAQGKYKVFSTCASHLSVVSLFYFTTIAVYLSPAASHNTHSGAPAAVMYTMVTPMLNPFIYSLRNKDIKKALKKCFGRKDCKVSFVLQQLKGQF; this is encoded by the coding sequence ATGGGACCTGGAAATGAAACgcaaatttcagaatttcttcttctgggatttaCAGAAGTTCCAGAAGTGCAACCCCTCCTCTTTGggttgttcctgtccatgtacctggtcaccattTTTGGGAACCTggtcatcatcctggccatcttCATGGACtgtcacctccacacacccatgtacttcttcctctcaatCTTGTCCCTTTGTGATATTGGTTTATCCTCCActactgtcccaaagatgctggtgAACATCCAGGCACAGAGTAGAGTCATAACCTATGCAGGCTgcctcacccagatgtattttttcttgctctttggaGGGTTGGATGACTGCCTCCTGgccgtgatggcctatgaccgttttgtggccatctgccaccccctTCACTATACAGTCGATATGAAACCCCAGATCTGTGTCCTGATGGCTCTGGGGTCCTGGACCATGAGTGTTATGGAATCCTGTTTACAGAGTTTATTGGTGTCACAACTGTCCTTTTGTTCAAGTGTAGAAATCccaaactttttctgtgaacttcgtCAGATGGTCCAACTTGCCTGTTCTGACACTTTTCTCAATTACTTAGTAATGTATTTAATAGCTGGAGTGCTGGCTGGGGGTCCCCTTGCTGGAATCCTTTTCTCCTACTATAAGATTGTTTCCTCTGTATTTGCAATCTCGTCAGCTCAGGGGAAATATAAAGTATTTTCAACCTGtgcatctcacctctcagtagtctccttattttatttcacGACCATAGCAGTGTACCTCAGTCCTGCTGCTTCACACAACACACATTCAGGTGCACCAGCCGCGGTCATGTACACTATGGTCacacccatgctgaaccccttcatctatagtctgaggaataaagatataaagaaggcTCTGAAAAAATGCTTTGGGAGGAAAGACTGCAAAGTGTCATTTGTCTTGCAGCAGCTGAAAGGCCAGTTTTAG